A genome region from bacterium SCSIO 12844 includes the following:
- a CDS encoding VCBS domain-containing protein — MTHWCDTSGSVTEDAAATLTTSGTLTISDTDTGEAVFNAETISGTYGDLTIEADGDWSYSADNSQSAIQALGDGDTLTDTITLLQMMVQPRYYHYHYRY, encoded by the coding sequence ATGACCCATTGGTGCGATACCTCAGGCTCTGTGACTGAAGATGCAGCGGCTACTTTAACCACTTCTGGTACATTAACGATTTCTGATACCGATACAGGTGAAGCCGTCTTTAATGCTGAAACCATCTCTGGTACCTATGGTGACTTAACTATCGAAGCGGATGGTGACTGGTCTTATTCTGCTGATAATAGTCAATCTGCGATTCAAGCTTTAGGTGACGGCGATACCCTTACCGATACAATTACGTTACTTCAGATGATGGTACAACCAAGATATTACCATTACCATTACAGGTACTAA
- a CDS encoding VCBS domain-containing protein, protein MTLPLWRHNWWRNEDAAATLTTSGTLTISDTDTGEAVFNAETISGTYGDLTIEADGD, encoded by the coding sequence ATGACCCTACCATTGTGGCGACACAACTGGTGGCGTAACGAAGATGCAGCGGCTACTTTAACCACTTCTGGTACATTAACGATTTCTGATACCGATACAGGTGAAGCTGTCTTTAATGCTGAAACCATCTCTGGTACTTATGGTGACTTAACCATCGAAGCGGATGGTGACTGA
- a CDS encoding VCBS domain-containing protein, whose translation MTITITGTNDDPTIGGDTTGGVTEDAAATLTTSGTLTISDTDTGEAVFNAETISGTYGDLTIEADGDWSYSADNSQSAIQALGDGDTLTDTITVTSDDGTTQDITITITGTNDDPTIGGDTTGSVTEDAAATLTTSGTLTISDTDTGEAVFNAETISGTYGDLTIEADGDWSYSADNSQSAIQALGDGDTLTDTITVTSDDGTTQDITITITGTNDDPTIGGDTSGSVTEDAAATLTTSGTLTISDTDTGEAVFNAETISGTYGDLTIEADGDWSYSADNSQSAIQALGAGDTLTDTITVTSDDVQPKILPLPLQVLMMSLPLVATQLVA comes from the coding sequence ATTACCATTACCATTACAGGTACTAATGATGACCCTACCATTGGTGGCGACACAACTGGTGGCGTAACCGAAGATGCAGCGGCTACTTTAACCACTTCTGGTACATTAACGATTTCTGATACCGATACAGGTGAAGCCGTCTTTAATGCTGAAACCATCTCTGGGACTTATGGTGACTTAACCATCGAAGCGGATGGTGACTGGTCTTATTCGGCTGATAACTCTCAATCTGCCATTCAGGCTTTAGGTGACGGTGATACCCTTACTGATACGATTACTGTAACTTCAGATGATGGTACAACCCAAGATATTACCATTACCATTACAGGTACTAATGATGATCCTACCATTGGTGGTGATACAACCGGTAGCGTAACCGAAGATGCAGCAGCTACTTTAACCACTTCTGGTACATTAACGATTTCTGATACCGATACAGGTGAAGCTGTCTTTAATGCTGAAACCATCTCTGGTACTTATGGTGACTTAACCATCGAAGCGGATGGTGACTGGAGCTATTCTGCTGATAACTCTCAATCTGCGATTCAGGCTTTAGGTGACGGTGATACCCTTACTGATACAATTACTGTAACTTCAGATGATGGTACAACCCAAGATATTACCATTACCATTACAGGTACTAATGATGACCCTACCATTGGTGGCGATACGTCAGGCTCTGTGACTGAAGATGCAGCAGCTACTTTAACCACTTCTGGTACATTAACGATTTCTGATACCGATACAGGTGAAGCTGTCTTTAATGCTGAAACCATCTCTGGTACTTATGGTGACTTAACTATCGAAGCTGATGGTGATTGGAGCTATTCTGCTGATAATAGTCAATCTGCGATTCAGGCTTTAGGCGCTGGCGACACCCTTACTGATACAATTACGGTTACTTCAGATGATGTACAACCCAAGATATTACCATTACCATTACAGGTACTAATGATGAGCCTACCATTGGTGGCGACACAACTGGTGGCGTGA
- a CDS encoding VCBS domain-containing protein: MTGAILLIISICIQALGDGDTLTDTITVTSDDGTTKILPLPLQVLMMMTLPLVDTSGS; the protein is encoded by the coding sequence GTGACTGGAGCTATTCTGCTGATAATCTCAATCTGCATTCAGGCTTTAGGTGACGGCGATACCCTTACTGATACAATTACGGTAACTTCAGATGATGGTACAACCAAGATATTACCATTACCATTACAGGTACTAATGATGATGACCCTACCATTGGTGGATACGTCAGGCTCGTAA
- a CDS encoding VCBS domain-containing protein, with translation MQALGDGDTLTDTITVTSDDGTTQDITITITGTNDDPTIGGDTSGSVTEDAAATLTTSGTLTISDTDTGEAVFNAETISGTYGDLTSKRMVTGAILLITLNLPFKL, from the coding sequence ATTCAGGCTTTAGGTGACGGTGATACCCTTACTGATACAATTACGGTAACTTCAGATGATGGTACAACCCAAGATATTACCATTACCATTACAGGTACTAATGATGACCCTACCATTGGTGGCGATACGTCAGGCTCTGTGACTGAAGATGCAGCAGCTACTTTAACCACTTCTGGTACATTAACGATTTCTGATACCGATACAGGTGAAGCCGTCTTTAATGCTGAAACCATCTCTGGTACTTATGGTGACTTAACATCGAAGCGGATGGTGACTGGAGCTATTCTGCTGATAACTCTCAATCTGCCATTCAAGCTTTAG
- a CDS encoding VCBS domain-containing protein has translation MTVTSDDGTTQDITITITGTNDDPTIGGDTTGGVTEDAAATLTTSGTLTISDTDTGEAVFNAETISGTYGDLTIEADGDWSYSADNSQSAIQALGDGDTLTDTITVTSDDGTTQDITITITGTNDDPTIVATQLVA, from the coding sequence ATTACGGTAACTTCAGATGATGGTACAACCCAAGATATTACCATTACCATTACAGGTACTAATGATGATCCTACCATTGGTGGCGACACAACTGGTGGCGTAACCGAAGATGCAGCAGCTACTTTAACCACTTCTGGTACATTAACGATTTCTGATACCGATACAGGTGAAGCTGTCTTTAATGCTGAAACCATCTCTGGTACTTATGGTGACTTAACCATCGAAGCGGATGGTGACTGGAGCTATTCTGCTGATAACTCTCAATCTGCCATTCAGGCTTTAGGTGACGGTGATACCCTTACTGATACAATTACTGTAACTTCAGATGATGGTACAACCCAAGATATTACCATTACCATTACAGGTACTAATGATGACCCTACCATTGTGGCGACACAACTGGTGGCGTAA
- a CDS encoding VCBS domain-containing protein — protein sequence MSDTDTGEAVFNAETISGTYGDLTIEADGDWSYSADNSQSAIPGFR from the coding sequence ATTTCTGATACCGATACAGGTGAAGCTGTCTTTAATGCTGAAACCATCTCTGGTACTTATGGTGACTTAACCATTGAAGCGGATGGTGACTGGAGCTATTCTGCTGATAACTCTCAATCTGCCATTCCAGGCTTTAGGTGA
- a CDS encoding VCBS domain-containing protein yields the protein MTITITGTNDDDPTIGGYVRLVTEDAAATLTTSGTLTISDTDTGEAVFNAETISGTYGDLTSKRMVTGLIRLITLNLPFKL from the coding sequence ATTACCATTACCATTACAGGTACTAATGATGATGACCCTACCATTGGTGGATACGTCAGGCTCGTAACTGAAGATGCAGCGGCTACTTTAACCACTTCTGGTACATTAACGATTTCTGATACCGATACAGGTGAAGCTGTCTTTAATGCTGAAACCATCTCTGGTACTTATGGTGACTTAACATCGAAGCGGATGGTGACTGGTCTTATTCGGCTGATAACTCTCAATCTGCCATTCAAGCTTTAG
- a CDS encoding VCBS domain-containing protein, with protein MTITITGTNDDPTIGGDTTGGVTEDAAATLTTSGTLTISDTDTGEAVFNAETISGTYGDLTSKRMVTGLIRCITLNLRFKL; from the coding sequence ATTACCATTACCATTACAGGTACTAATGATGATCCTACCATTGGTGGCGACACAACTGGTGGCGTAACCGAAGATGCAGCAGCTACTTTAACCACTTCTGGTACATTAACGATTTCTGATACCGATACAGGTGAAGCCGTCTTTAATGCTGAAACCATCTCTGGTACTTATGGTGACTTAACATCGAAGCGGATGGTGACTGGTCTTATTCGCTGTATAACTCTCAATCTGCGATTCAAGCTTTAG
- a CDS encoding VCBS domain-containing protein, with product MSGTYGDLTIEADGDWSYSADNSQSAIQALGDGGDLTDTITVTSDDGTTQDITITITGTNDEPTIGGDTQAL from the coding sequence ATCTCTGGCACTTATGGTGACTTAACCATCGAAGCGGATGGTGACTGGTCTTATTCGGCTGATAACTCTCAATCTGCGATTCAGGCTTTAGGTGACGGCGGAGACCTTACTGATACAATTACTGTAACTTCAGATGATGGTACAACCCAAGATATTACCATTACCATTACAGGTACTAATGATGAGCCTACCATTGGTGGCGATACTCAGGCTCTGTGA
- a CDS encoding VCBS domain-containing protein: protein MTEDAAATLTTSGTLTISDTDTGEAVFNAETISGTYGDLTIEADGDWSYSADNSQSAIQALGDGETLTDTITVTSDDGTTQDITITITGTNDDPTIGGDTSGSVTEDAAATLTTSGTLTISDTDTGEAVFNAETISGTYGDLTIEADGDWSYSADNSQSAIQALGDGDTLTDTITVTSDDGTTQDITITITGTNDDPTIGGDTTGGVTEDAAATLTTSGTLTISDTDTGEAVFNAETISGTYGDLTIEADGDWSYSADNSQSAIQALGDGDTLTDTITVTSDDGTTQDITITITGTNDDPTIGGDTTGGVTEDAAATLTTSGTLTISDTDTGEAVFNAETISGTYGDLTIEADGDWSYSADNSQSAIQALGDGDTLTDTITVTSDDGTTQDITITITGTNDDPTIGGDTTGSVTEDAAATLTTSGTLTISDTDTGEAVFNAETISGTYGDLTIEADGDWSYSADNSQSAIQALGDGDTLTDTITVTSDDGTTLRYYHYHYRY, encoded by the coding sequence GTGACTGAAGATGCAGCGGCTACTTTAACCACTTCTGGTACATTAACGATTTCTGATACCGATACAGGTGAAGCTGTCTTTAATGCTGAAACCATCTCTGGTACTTATGGTGACTTAACCATCGAAGCGGATGGTGACTGGAGCTATTCTGCCGATAACTCTCAATCTGCCATTCAGGCTTTAGGTGACGGCGAGACCCTTACTGATACAATTACTGTAACTTCAGATGATGGCACAACTCAAGATATTACCATTACGATTACAGGTACTAATGATGATCCTACCATTGGTGGTGATACGTCAGGCTCTGTAACTGAAGATGCAGCAGCTACTTTAACCACTTCTGGTACATTAACGATTTCTGATACCGATACAGGTGAAGCTGTCTTTAATGCTGAAACCATCTCTGGTACCTATGGTGACTTAACTATCGAAGCGGATGGTGACTGGTCTTATTCGGCTGATAACTCTCAATCTGCCATTCAGGCTTTAGGTGACGGTGATACCCTTACTGATACAATTACGGTTACTTCAGATGATGGTACAACCCAAGATATTACCATTACCATTACAGGTACTAATGATGACCCTACCATTGGTGGCGACACAACTGGTGGCGTAACCGAAGATGCAGCGGCTACTTTAACCACTTCTGGTACATTAACGATTTCTGATACCGATACAGGTGAAGCCGTCTTTAATGCTGAAACCATCTCTGGGACTTATGGTGACTTAACCATCGAAGCGGATGGTGACTGGTCTTATTCGGCTGATAACTCTCAATCTGCCATTCAGGCTTTAGGTGACGGTGATACCCTTACTGATACAATTACTGTAACTTCAGATGATGGTACAACCCAAGATATTACCATTACCATTACAGGTACTAATGATGATCCTACCATTGGTGGTGATACAACTGGTGGCGTGACTGAAGATGCAGCGGCTACTTTAACCACTTCTGGTACATTAACGATTTCTGATACCGATACAGGTGAAGCTGTCTTTAATGCTGAAACCATCTCTGGTACTTATGGTGACTTAACCATCGAAGCGGATGGTGACTGGTCTTATTCTGCCGATAACTCTCAATCTGCGATTCAAGCTTTAGGTGACGGTGACACCCTTACTGATACGATTACTGTAACTTCAGATGATGGTACAACCCAAGATATTACCATTACCATTACAGGTACTAATGATGATCCTACCATTGGTGGTGATACAACCGGTAGCGTAACCGAAGATGCAGCAGCTACTTTAACCACTTCTGGTACATTAACCATTTCTGATACCGATACAGGTGAAGCTGTCTTTAATGCTGAAACCATCTCTGGTACTTATGGTGACTTAACTATCGAAGCGGATGGTGACTGGAGCTATTCTGCTGATAACTCTCAATCTGCGATTCAGGCTTTAGGTGACGGTGACACCCTTACTGATACAATTACTGTAACTTCAGATGATGGTACAACCCTAAGATATTACCATTACCATTACAGGTACTAA
- a CDS encoding VCBS domain-containing protein, which produces MSGTYGDLTIEADGDWSYSADNSQSAIQALGDGDTLTDTITVTSDDGTTQDITITITGTNDDPTIGGDTTGA; this is translated from the coding sequence ATCTCTGGCACTTATGGTGACTTAACCATCGAAGCGGATGGTGACTGGAGCTATTCTGCTGATAACTCTCAATCTGCCATTCAGGCTTTAGGTGACGGCGATACCCTTACTGATACAATTACTGTAACTTCAGATGATGGTACAACCCAAGATATTACCATTACCATTACAGGTACTAATGATGATCCTACCATTGGTGGCGACACAACTGGTGCGTAA
- a CDS encoding VCBS domain-containing protein, with translation MEADGDWSYSADNSQSAIQALGDGDTLTDTITVTSDDGTTQDITITITGTNDDPTIGGDTNGSVTEDAAATLTTSGTLTISDTDTGEAVFNAETISGTYGDLTIEADGDWSYSADNSQSAFSFR, from the coding sequence ATCGAAGCGGATGGTGACTGGAGCTATTCTGCTGATAACTCTCAATCTGCCATTCAAGCTTTAGGTGACGGCGATACCCTTACTGATACAATTACTGTAACTTCAGATGATGGTACAACCCAAGATATTACCATTACCATTACAGGTACTAATGATGATCCCACCATTGGTGGTGATACAAACGGTAGCGTAACCGAAGATGCAGCAGCTACTTTAACCACTTCTGGTACATTAACGATTTCTGATACCGATACAGGTGAAGCTGTCTTTAATGCTGAAACCATCTCTGGTACTTATGGTGACTTAACCATCGAAGCGGATGGTGACTGGAGCTATTCTGCTGATAACTCTCAATCTGCATTCAGCTTTAGGTGA
- a CDS encoding VCBS domain-containing protein, with protein MKRMVTGAILLITLNLPFQALGDGDTLTDTITVTSDDGTTKILPLPLQVLMMILPLVATQLVA; from the coding sequence TTGAAGCGGATGGTGACTGGAGCTATTCTGCTGATAACTCTCAATCTGCCATTCCAGGCTTTAGGTGACGGTGATACCCTTACTGATACAATTACTGTAACTTCAGATGATGGTACAACCAAGATATTACCATTACCATTACAGGTACTAATGATGATCCTACCATTGGTGGCGACACAACTGGTGGCGTAA
- a CDS encoding VCBS domain-containing protein: MILPLVVIRGVTEDAAATLTTSGTLTISDTDTGEAVFNAETISGTYGDLTIEADGDWSYSADNLNLHSGFR; the protein is encoded by the coding sequence ATGATCCTACCATTGGTGGTGATACGTGGTGTAACTGAAGATGCAGCAGCTACTTTAACCACTTCTGGTACATTAACGATTTCTGATACCGATACAGGTGAAGCTGTCTTTAATGCTGAAACCATCTCTGGTACTTATGGTGACTTAACCATCGAAGCGGATGGTGACTGGAGCTATTCTGCTGATAATCTCAATCTGCATTCAGGCTTTAGGTGA
- a CDS encoding VCBS domain-containing protein — protein MSDTDTGEAVFNAETISGTYGDLTIEADGDWSYSADNLNLHQALGAAIPY, from the coding sequence ATTTCTGATACCGATACAGGTGAAGCTGTCTTTAATGCTGAAACCATCTCTGGCACTTATGGTGACTTAACCATCGAAGCGGATGGTGACTGGAGCTATTCTGCCGATAATCTCAATCTGCATCAGGCTTTAGGCGCGGCGATACCTTACTGA
- a CDS encoding VCBS domain-containing protein has product MTPFTDTITVTSDDGTTQDITITITGTNDDPTLW; this is encoded by the coding sequence GTGACACCCTTTACTGATACAATTACTGTAACTTCAGATGATGGTACAACCCAAGATATTACCATTACCATTACAGGTACTAATGATGACCCTACATTGTGGTGA
- a CDS encoding VCBS domain-containing protein — MTEDAAATLTTSGTLTISDTDTGEAVFNAETISGTYGDFNH; from the coding sequence GTGACTGAAGATGCAGCGGCTACTTTAACCACTTCTGGTACATTAACGATTTCTGATACCGATACAGGTGAAGCTGTCTTTAATGCTGAAACCATCTCTGGTACTTATGGTGACTTTAACCATTGA
- a CDS encoding VCBS domain-containing protein, with protein MTVTSDDGTTQDITITITGTNDDPTIGGDTTGGVTKMQQLL; from the coding sequence ATTACGGTAACTTCAGATGATGGTACAACCCAAGATATTACCATTACCATTACAGGTACTAATGATGATCCTACCATTGGTGGCGACACAACTGGTGGCGTAACGAAGATGCAGCAGCTACTTTAA
- a CDS encoding VCBS domain-containing protein, which translates to MVTGAILLITLNLHSALGDGDTLTDTITVTSDDGTTQDITITITGTNDEPTIGGDTSGSVTEDAAATLTTSGTLTISDTDTGEARL; encoded by the coding sequence ATGGTGACTGGAGCTATTCTGCTGATAACTCTCAATCTGCATTCAGCTTTAGGTGACGGTGACACCCTTACTGATACGATTACTGTAACTTCAGATGATGGTACAACCCAAGATATTACCATTACCATTACAGGTACTAATGATGAGCCTACCATTGGTGGCGATACCTCAGGCTCTGTGACTGAAGATGCAGCGGCTACTTTAACCACTTCTGGTACATTAACGATTTCTGATACCGATACAGGTGAAGCCCGTCTTTAA
- a CDS encoding VCBS domain-containing protein: MTITITGTNDDPTIGGDTTGSVTKMQQLL, translated from the coding sequence ATTACCATTACCATTACAGGTACTAATGATGATCCTACCATTGGTGGTGATACAACCGGTAGCGTGACGAAGATGCAGCAGCTACTTTAA
- a CDS encoding VCBS domain-containing protein yields the protein MAIQLALTEDAAATLTTSGTLTISDTDTGEAVFNAETISGTYGDLTSKRMVTGAILLITLNLPFRL from the coding sequence GTGGCGATACAACTGGCTCTGACTGAAGATGCAGCGGCTACTTTAACCACTTCTGGTACATTAACGATTTCTGATACCGATACAGGTGAAGCTGTCTTTAATGCTGAAACCATCTCTGGTACTTATGGTGACTTAACATCGAAGCGGATGGTGACTGGAGCTATTCTGCTGATAACTCTCAATCTGCCATTCAGGCTTTAG
- a CDS encoding VCBS domain-containing protein, with amino-acid sequence MTITITGTNDDPTIGGDTQLVRNRRCSGYFNHSGTLTISDTDTGEAVFNAETISGTYGDLTIEADGDWSYSADNSQSAIQALGDGDTLTDTITVTSDDGTQDITITITGTNDDPTIGGDTSGSVTEDAAATLTTSGTLTISDTDTVKPSLMLKPSLALMVT; translated from the coding sequence ATTACCATTACCATTACAGGTACTAATGATGATCCTACCATTGGTGGCGACACACAACTGGTGCGTAACCGAAGATGCAGCGGCTACTTTAACCACTCTGGTACATTAACGATTTCTGATACCGATACAGGTGAAGCCGTCTTTAATGCTGAAACCATCTCTGGCACTTATGGTGACTTAACCATCGAAGCGGATGGTGACTGGAGCTATTCTGCTGATAACTCTCAATCTGCCATTCAGGCTTTAGGTGACGGCGATACCCTTACTGATACAATTACTGTAACTTCAGATGATGGTACCCAAGATATTACCATTACCATTACAGGTACTAATGATGACCCTACCATTGGTGGCGATACCTCAGGCTCTGTGACTGAAGATGCAGCAGCTACTTTAACCACTTCTGGTACATTAACGATTTCTGATACCGATACAGTGAAGCCGTCTTTAATGCTGAAACCATCTCTGGCACTTATGGTGACTTAA
- a CDS encoding VCBS domain-containing protein: MVYSADKSQSAIQALGDGDTLTDTITVTSDDGTTQDITITITGTNDDPTIGGDNGSVTEDAAATLTTSGTLTISDTDTGEAVFNAETISGTYGDLTIEADGDWSYSADNSSICNQA, encoded by the coding sequence CTGGTCTATTCTGCTGATAAATCTCAATCTGCGATTCAAGCTTTAGGTGACGGCGATACCCTTACTGATACAATTACTGTAACTTCAGATGATGGTACAACCCAAGATATTACCATTACCATTACAGGTACTAATGATGATCCTACCATTGGTGGTGACAACGGTAGCGTAACCGAAGATGCAGCAGCTACTTTAACCACTTCTGGTACATTAACGATTTCTGATACCGATACAGGTGAAGCTGTCTTTAATGCTGAAACCATCTCTGGCACTTATGGTGACTTAACCATCGAAGCGGATGGTGACTGGAGCTATTCTGCTGATAATAGCTCAATCTGCAATCAAGCTTAG
- a CDS encoding VCBS domain-containing protein codes for MTITITGTNDDPTIGGDTSGSVTEDAAATLTTSGTLTISDTDTGEAVFNAETISGTYGDLTIEADGDWSYSADNSQSAIQALGDGDTLY; via the coding sequence ATTACCATTACCATTACAGGTACTAATGATGACCCTACCATTGGTGGTGATACGTCAGGCTCTGTAACTGAAGATGCAGCGGCTACTTTAACCACTTCTGGTACATTAACGATTTCTGATACCGATACAGGTGAAGCTGTCTTTAATGCTGAAACCATCTCTGGTACTTATGGTGACTTAACTATCGAAGCGGATGGTGACTGGAGCTATTCTGCTGATAACTCTCAATCTGCGATTCAGGCTTTAGGTGACGGTGACACCCTTTACTGA
- a CDS encoding VCBS domain-containing protein: MEADGDWSYSADNSQSAIQALGDGDTLTDTITVTSDDGTTQDITITITGTNDDPTIGGDTWCN, encoded by the coding sequence ATCGAAGCGGATGGTGACTGGAGCTATTCTGCTGATAACTCTCAATCTGCCATTCAGGCTTTAGGTGACGGTGATACCCTTACTGATACAATTACGGTAACTTCAGATGATGGTACAACCCAAGATATTACCATTACCATTACAGGTACTAATGATGATCCTACCATTGGTGGTGATACGTGGTGTAACTGA